The stretch of DNA CGGCGATGGCGCCGTTTTCGTGCAACTTGGCAATAACAGGGCGGAAATCGCGCACCTGCCCGGAACTGCCCGGATAAGACAGCAGCGCGCCGAACACCGTCTCCGCTTTCAGATCGGTTTGCGGATCACCGATGATCAGTTCCCAACCCAAAGGTTCGGCGCGAGTGCGGAGCACGGCGATGGTTTGCGGATGCGTATCGGCATCGACGAAGAAAGCGTTCGCCTTGGATTTGGAAACGCGTTGCGCCAGCGCCATGGCTTCGGCGCACGCAGTCGCTTCGTCCAGAAGGGAAGCGTTGGCGATGTCCAACCCGGTTAGATCGCGCACCAGGGTCTGGAAATTCAACAGCGCTTCCAGGCGGCCCTGGCTGATTTCAGGCTGATAAGGTGTATAGGCCGTATACCAGGCCGGATTTTCCAGAATATTGCGCTGGATGACCGGCGGCAGGATCGTGTCGTAATAACCCTGGCCGATCATGGAGCGCATGACGACATTTTTCGAAGCGATCTCGTGCAGGCGGGCCAGAGCTTCGGTTTCGGTCAGGCCTTCGCCGATGCCGCAATCGCTACGATCGAGAATGGCGGCAGGCACGGTTTGGGCGATCAACGCTTCCAGGCTGTCCACGCCCAGAAATTTCAGCATCGCCGAGATTTCATCGGGGCGTGGGCCGTTATGGCGGGTGGCGAAAGCATCGGCCTCATGGGTAGGCCAAAGGGAAGCGTTGGTCACCGTATGATCGTCCTCGTTTTTCGGGCATGACCCAAAATCCGGCGGAGAACCGAATTCTCCGCACGGCGCAATGTTTTTTAGAGAGAAGCCTTATAGGCTTCGGCATCCATCAGACCTTCGAGCTGAGCGGAATCCTTGATCTTCAGCTTAAAGATCCATCCCTCGCCTTCCGGATCGGAACCGACCAGCGTCGGCTCATCGACCAGCTTCTCGTTGAAGTCCGCGATGCTGCCGGAAATCGGCGCATAGATGTCGGACGCCGCCTTGACGGATTCCACGACCGCCGCCGGTTCGCCTTGCTCGACCTCCGTGCCTTCGTCCTTAGCTTCGACGAACACCAGTTCGCCCAGTTCCTCGGAGGCATGCCCAGTGATGCCGACCGTGGCGGTGTCGCCTTCCAGGCGGACCCATTCATGGGATGGGGTATAGTAAGTCGTGCTCATGATCAGTTTTCCGCTGTCAGATTATCGTTTGAAACCAGGGGCCACGAAGGGCAGCGCCCGCACATGAATCGGGATGTATTTGCCCCGCAACTCCGCGAACAGCGCCGTATCCGGCGCGGCATGTTCCGGCGTGACATATCCCATCGCCACCGGCGCGTTCACGCTCGGGCCGAACGCGCCCGATGTGACGACGCCCACCGGCTCCTGGCCTTGGGCATCGGCGAACAAGCGCGCACCGGCGCGCACCGGCGCGCGGCCTTCCGCGCTTAGCCCGACGCGCTGGCGGCCGACGCCTTCCCGCGCTTGTTTCATGACGATCTCGGCGCCTGGATAGCCGCCCGCCCGCGCGCCGCCTTCACGCCGGGCTTTCTGCATCGCCCAGCCGAGCGCGCCCTCCAATGGCGTGGTCGTCTCATCCAGATCGTTGCCGTAAAGGCAGAGCCCCGCTTCCAGGCGCAAGCTATCACGCGCGCCAAGCCCGATCGGCAGAACGCGCGGATCGGCGAGAATGGCGCGCGCTACTTTTTCAGCCCGGTCCGCTTTCATGCCGATTTCGAAACCGTCCTCTCCGGTATAGCCGGAGCGCGACAAGGTACACGGCACGCCTGCAATCTCGGTTTCAATGGCGTCCATGAAGCGCATTTGCGCGGCTGCGGGGCAAAGCCCGGCAATGACATCAACCGCTTGCGGGCCTTGCAGCGCCAGCAATGCGCGGTCATCCAATCGTTCGACCGTCACCCGGTCCCCGATTGCGGCCTCGATATGCGCGATATCTTCGTGCTTACAGGCCGCATTGACGACGACGAACAGCCAGTCGCCCATATTGGCGATCATGAGATCGTCCATGATGCCGCCCTGAGCGTTGGTCAAAAAGCCATAACGCTGGCGGTGCGGAGCAAGGCCCACGATATCGACCGGCACCAGCGTTTCCAACGCCAAAGCGGCGTCGCGCACATCGCCGGATTTGGCGGTCAGGCGCAGTTGGCCCATGTGCGACACATCGAACAAGCCCGCGCTTTTGCGAGTTTGGAGATGTTCGGCCATCAGGCCCGCCGGGTATTGCAGCGGCATTTCATAGCCTGCGAACGGCACCATTTTGGCGTTCAGTTCGAGATGCAACGCATGAAGCGGCGTACGAGAAAGAGTGTCGGACAATGACGAACTCCGTGATGGAGGTTGGACGCGCCTTTGCCCCTTCTGTCGATTTGCCTGAGATCGCTATCCCGTCGGCGGGCGCGTTCGAAACGCACCTCTTTCCAGAAGTTTGAGCCGATTTCGGTCCTTCAGCCTGAGAGTTTCCGGGGCGGTTGCTCCTTCGGCGCCGGTTTTTTTGCAACCGGTCTCTCCCGTAATCGGTT from Kozakia baliensis encodes:
- the gcvH gene encoding glycine cleavage system protein GcvH, with the protein product MSTTYYTPSHEWVRLEGDTATVGITGHASEELGELVFVEAKDEGTEVEQGEPAAVVESVKAASDIYAPISGSIADFNEKLVDEPTLVGSDPEGEGWIFKLKIKDSAQLEGLMDAEAYKASL
- the gcvT gene encoding glycine cleavage system aminomethyltransferase GcvT, with amino-acid sequence MSDTLSRTPLHALHLELNAKMVPFAGYEMPLQYPAGLMAEHLQTRKSAGLFDVSHMGQLRLTAKSGDVRDAALALETLVPVDIVGLAPHRQRYGFLTNAQGGIMDDLMIANMGDWLFVVVNAACKHEDIAHIEAAIGDRVTVERLDDRALLALQGPQAVDVIAGLCPAAAQMRFMDAIETEIAGVPCTLSRSGYTGEDGFEIGMKADRAEKVARAILADPRVLPIGLGARDSLRLEAGLCLYGNDLDETTTPLEGALGWAMQKARREGGARAGGYPGAEIVMKQAREGVGRQRVGLSAEGRAPVRAGARLFADAQGQEPVGVVTSGAFGPSVNAPVAMGYVTPEHAAPDTALFAELRGKYIPIHVRALPFVAPGFKR